The Microbacterium amylolyticum genome includes the window CCCAGCTGCCCGAGGTCGTCCGCGTCGCACGGGACCTCATCCGGTACGACACGACGAACTATGGCGGCGGCAACGCAAAAGGTGAACGCGAAGCCGCCGCCTACGTTGTCACCTACCTTGAGGCCCTCGGGCTGGAGACGCAGACGTACGAACCCGTTCCGCGCCGGACGAACGTTGTGGCGCGCGTCGCTGGAGCGAACCCCCACAAACCGGCTCTCGTCCTCCACGGGCATCTCGACGTGGTTCCCGCCGTTGCGGAAGACTGGTCGGTCGACCCGTTTGCCGGGGTGATCCAGGACGGGATGCTCTGGGGACGCGGCGCCGTTGACATGAAGAACATGAACGCGATGATTCTCACGGCCGTGGCGGAGCTGCTGCGTGCGGGAGAGAAGCCCGAGCGTGACCTTATCCTGGCGTTTTTCAGTGACGAGGAGAACGGCGGAGTCGAGGGATCGGCCCGTGTTGTTGCCGACCGCCCGGAGTGGTTCGACGGAGCAACGGAAGCGATTAGCGAGGTGGGCGGCTACTCCATCCCGGTGGGGGAGCAGTCGGCCTATCTGTTGCAGGTGGGGGAAAAAGCCCTCATGTGGATCACGCTCACGGCGCGCGGACGCGCGGGGCACGGAAGCCGCGTGCACCCCGATAACGCCATCACCCGGCTGACTGATGCGGTTACTCGGCTGGGCCGCACAAACTGGCCAGTCGAGCTGACTCGGACAACAACCCAGCTTCTCGCCGGGATGAGTGAGATCTGCGGCGCCGATCCGTCGGATCCGGACCAGGTTGCTACAGCCGCCGGTCCCGCCGAGGCGTTTCTGGCCTCCTCCTGGCGCACCACAACCAACCCCACGGGCCTCGCCGCCGGCTATAAGCACAATGTGATTCCCGATGCGGCCACCGCAACTGTTGACGTGCGGGTGTTGCCGGGGCAGGAAGATCGCGTGCTGGCCGAGATTCAGCAGATCGTTGGCGACGACATCGAGATCGGGATGTTCCACCGTGACATCGGCCTGGAGATTCCGTTCGAG containing:
- a CDS encoding M20/M25/M40 family metallo-hydrolase, encoding MSDAQLPEVVRVARDLIRYDTTNYGGGNAKGEREAAAYVVTYLEALGLETQTYEPVPRRTNVVARVAGANPHKPALVLHGHLDVVPAVAEDWSVDPFAGVIQDGMLWGRGAVDMKNMNAMILTAVAELLRAGEKPERDLILAFFSDEENGGVEGSARVVADRPEWFDGATEAISEVGGYSIPVGEQSAYLLQVGEKALMWITLTARGRAGHGSRVHPDNAITRLTDAVTRLGRTNWPVELTRTTTQLLAGMSEICGADPSDPDQVATAAGPAEAFLASSWRTTTNPTGLAAGYKHNVIPDAATATVDVRVLPGQEDRVLAEIQQIVGDDIEIGMFHRDIGLEIPFEGELVDAMVAALGRHDPGVPVLPYLLGAGTDNKSLAELGIAGYGFAPLKLPRELDFTGMFHGVDERVPLDALVFGQKVLADLIRSY